TGAGAATCGCCCTGCTGCACCTGGCCACCCGTGAGGCTTTGGAGGAAACCCTCAACAAGGCCCTAGAGCTTCTCCACGAGGCCCATCGGCAAGGGGCCGCGCTGGCGGTGCTGCCCGAGCTTTTTCCCAGCGTCTACCGCTACGAGCTGGCCCAAAAGACCCCACAGGTACTCGAGGCATTGCAGGGGTTTGCCCGTCAGACCGGGGTACAGGTGCTGGCGGGGGTGTTGGAACCGGCAGGTGAACGCTACGCCAACCGGGCCAGGCTCCTTGGGCCCGAGGGAATGTTGGCTACGTACACCAAGACCCACTTAATTCCCGCTTTCAACGAACCCGCTCACATGACCCCTGGGCAAGACCTGGTGCACCTCGAGCTAGAGGGCTTTCGGGCCGGTATCGCCATCTGCTACGACCTGCGCTTTCCCGAGCTCTTTCGCAGCTATGCGGTGGAGGGGGTCAACCTCTTCCTGGTGCCCTCGGCCTGGCCCATGAGCCGCAGCTACGCCTGGGAGCTTTTCTGCAAGGCTCGAGCCGCCGAGAACCAGGCCTACCTTATTGCAGTTAATCACGCCGAAGACCCCTTTGGCGCAGCCAGCCTGGCGGTAGACCCCCTCGGCATGGAGATGCTACGGCTCGAGGCCGAGGGAGTAGGGGTGGTAGAACTCGACCCCGGCTACCCGGCCCGGCTACGGCAGGAGTTTCCGGTTTTTTCTCAGCGCCGCCCAGAACTTTATCAGGGCCTCTTGAAAAGCCCGACCAGCAAGTAGACCAAGGCCCCCAGCATCAAGCCCTCGCCCCAGGCCGGAAAGTAGGGCCAGAGCATCTGCATCTCAAAACGTCCCGCCAGCAGCATGGGCCAGGGCAACAAGGCCCAAGCCAGCCCATACTGCCGGAAGCCCGCCGCCAGCAGGAAGGCCAGACCCACCCCCCGCAAATAAAAAAGCCACCCCTGCCCCTGCTCGTTCTGATAGATGAACCACAAAAGGTTGAACCAGACCCCCACGGCTCCCCAAGCCCAGCCAAAGCGGCGTACAACGGTCAATGCCAACAAAAACAAGCCCAAGGCGACGAAAAGATCTAGCATTTCGGCTTATTCTAGGGCATTGATTATCTGACCTTAACCACAATCTGCAAACCAATGCACGGTTGACCCATCTTTGCAGGCTGGAGAGAGATAAAACGCTCTTCGCATCT
This genomic stretch from Meiothermus sp. harbors:
- a CDS encoding nitrilase-related carbon-nitrogen hydrolase; translation: MRIALLHLATREALEETLNKALELLHEAHRQGAALAVLPELFPSVYRYELAQKTPQVLEALQGFARQTGVQVLAGVLEPAGERYANRARLLGPEGMLATYTKTHLIPAFNEPAHMTPGQDLVHLELEGFRAGIAICYDLRFPELFRSYAVEGVNLFLVPSAWPMSRSYAWELFCKARAAENQAYLIAVNHAEDPFGAASLAVDPLGMEMLRLEAEGVGVVELDPGYPARLRQEFPVFSQRRPELYQGLLKSPTSK